Genomic window (Paraglaciecola psychrophila 170):
AAAGTCTAAACCTAAAATGCTCTTGATGTGGAACTCGCTTTGCAACAGGCTAAAATAAGTTGCAGCACATTTATGTGCAAACTCTTCAGTAATGGGCTGCTTAGCAAACTTTATAAAACATTTTTCCAAATATTCGAGACTATGTTTGGGACCCGCTTGATAGAATAATTCAGCCACTCTAGGATTGGTATTAACCTCACCAATGATAACCCGATGAATGGCTATGACTTGGTCGTCATGAAGTAACTTTACTATCTGCAATCCCCTTTCTCGCAGTACGTGAAGCAACGGATGATCTCCTATCTCTAGGTATCTATCATCTAGTTGATATTCCGAACATTTATCCTCAATCACGGCTAAGAATAATGCTTCTTTATTATTAAAGTGCGAATAAACAGTCTGTTTAGACACGCCTGATTGTTTGGCCACCATTTCCATAGAACAGCCGCTAAAACCACTGGTTAAAAATAATTCGCCTGCGGAAGTTAATATTTGTTTGCGCTTTTCAGCACTTTTAGGCCTTCCAGCCTTACTGGTCTGTGTATTTAACAACGATAAACCTCTTGTGATACTAAAAAAGTATTTGCAACGTTCACATAAAACATTATTATATACCAAACTAGACAGTCTAGTATTTAATTTATTTTGGTTTTTATCAAATCTATGAGAACTTTATGACAAATGCTAATCAGTTGCTACACCAGTCACGCTACAAAAAATATTTGATTTGGCTGATCCCCTTCATTTCATTGTTCGCTTTGGTGGTATTAATGAAAGCATCTGGCAACGGGCAGACTCAGCAAGCGCCTACTGAGGTTAAAAAACTATTAGTCAATGTCATGCCTATTCAATGGGATCAACAATATGTACAAAGACGCCTAGTTGTTGGGCGCGCAGAAGCCCCACAGACAGCAGCTATAGGCTTTGATTTATCTGGCCCTGTAATGGATATATTGGTGGATGAAGGGCAATGGGTGGTTGAAGGGCAAATACTCGCTAAATTAGATGACCAAAGATTTAGAGCGCAAATGAATGAATTATCCGCTATTTTAAATCGCGCTACATCTGAAGCTAATCTGGCCAAAATTTCACTTAAAAGAGTGGTTGAACTGGTTGATAGAAAGCTTGAGTCAGCTCAGCGACTGGACGAATCCAGAGAATCAGTGAACGCAGCTAAAGCTTTTGTAGATGAAATTTTAGCGCGCAGACAAACGTTATTAGTTGAGATAGGAAAGACCAAGTTGTTGGCACCTTTTGCTGGCAGTGTTGTTAGCCGTTTAGTGGACAAGGGAACCGTAGTTAGGGCAGGGCAAACATTATTTAATTTACAGCAAAGCGGTCAACTGGAGGTTAGGTTTGCTCTTTCGGCGGATTATGTGGACAAATTTTCACTGGAGCAAGTGATTACTCTGTCGACCCATTCTGATCAAGTATTAGGTAAAATTAAATCTATTGCTCAGCAACGAAGATTAGATACCCGTACTGTAGATATCATCGTTAGTTTAACTGAGCAAAACACCGCAATTTTACCTGGTGACTTATTACATATTGATATCAGTAGTAACATCAATGCTCAAGGCTTCTGGGTACCTCGAAAGGCTTTGGTCAGCAATGTCAGAGGGTTGTGGAGCCTGTTTGCTGTTGAAGCTATTGATGGCGAGCATCAATTAGTGGCCAAGCTGGTTGAAATGGTGCATGCAGATGACAAAAAAAGCTTTGTACGCGGTGCTTTGCAAGAGGGTGAACCAGTGGTTATTGAAGGTGTTCAACGCTTGGTGCCGGGGCAAAAAGTATTAATAAATGACAATCCTGAAACCTTAGCCAACGTTATTTTAGGTTCACCGTAATGGCCAAGGAAATGTCGAAAGTGTCACTAAATAATCAGCAATCATACCCATGGTATAGCTTATTCTTTCGCAACGGGCATCTGTTAGTATTAAGCATCATGGTTTTGGTAGTTGCGGGGCTGTCTGCAATTAATAATATTCCGCGTTTAGAAGATCCCAGAATAGATAATCGTAATGTATTGGTGATTACACCTTATCCTGGTGCATCCGCAGAGCGAGTTGAAGCATTAGTCACAGATGTAATTGAAGATGAGCTTAGACAACTTTATGAAATTAATGAAATAAACTCTACTTCACGCTCTGGTACCTCTGTCGTTTCTATCGAATTGCAAGCATGGGTAAACAATAGTAGCAACGAACAAATATTTTCGAAGATCCGCGATGGACTTAATA
Coding sequences:
- a CDS encoding TetR/AcrR family transcriptional regulator encodes the protein MLNTQTSKAGRPKSAEKRKQILTSAGELFLTSGFSGCSMEMVAKQSGVSKQTVYSHFNNKEALFLAVIEDKCSEYQLDDRYLEIGDHPLLHVLRERGLQIVKLLHDDQVIAIHRVIIGEVNTNPRVAELFYQAGPKHSLEYLEKCFIKFAKQPITEEFAHKCAATYFSLLQSEFHIKSILGLDFALSNSEQVAHVEFAIQQIEMLLKSKN
- a CDS encoding efflux RND transporter periplasmic adaptor subunit — its product is MTNANQLLHQSRYKKYLIWLIPFISLFALVVLMKASGNGQTQQAPTEVKKLLVNVMPIQWDQQYVQRRLVVGRAEAPQTAAIGFDLSGPVMDILVDEGQWVVEGQILAKLDDQRFRAQMNELSAILNRATSEANLAKISLKRVVELVDRKLESAQRLDESRESVNAAKAFVDEILARRQTLLVEIGKTKLLAPFAGSVVSRLVDKGTVVRAGQTLFNLQQSGQLEVRFALSADYVDKFSLEQVITLSTHSDQVLGKIKSIAQQRRLDTRTVDIIVSLTEQNTAILPGDLLHIDISSNINAQGFWVPRKALVSNVRGLWSLFAVEAIDGEHQLVAKLVEMVHADDKKSFVRGALQEGEPVVIEGVQRLVPGQKVLINDNPETLANVILGSP